The Solibacillus sp. FSL R7-0682 genome includes a window with the following:
- a CDS encoding class I SAM-dependent methyltransferase — protein MCRVTIVTTAGRPDKESLRFAQRASNALQAEIVPRKKRSVNKMMEQYDANVIVAGKNRYEYYTYGAQSPFFFHPNSAAFRLKRVARGEEEPLLLACNLHKGDTFLDCTLGMGSDSLVAAFAVGDEGKVMGLEADKNVAFIVENGMQVYDTSELPLTECMRNIEVVHANAIEYLKKQPNESFDVVYMDPMFEETIEESTNFEALRHAGSHISLSDEWVNEAYRVAKKRVVLKAHYKSNWFDQYGFERTIRLTSKFHYGFIKK, from the coding sequence ATGTGCCGAGTAACAATTGTTACTACAGCTGGCCGACCTGATAAGGAATCATTAAGGTTTGCCCAAAGAGCAAGCAATGCGCTACAGGCAGAAATTGTTCCACGAAAAAAACGTTCAGTCAATAAAATGATGGAACAATATGATGCGAATGTAATTGTTGCTGGCAAAAATCGTTATGAATATTACACATACGGTGCACAATCACCGTTCTTTTTTCATCCAAATTCTGCTGCATTTCGCCTAAAGCGTGTTGCTCGTGGAGAGGAAGAACCACTTCTACTTGCGTGCAATTTACATAAAGGCGATACCTTTTTAGACTGTACACTTGGCATGGGTTCGGATAGCTTAGTTGCAGCATTTGCAGTAGGTGATGAAGGAAAAGTAATGGGGCTAGAAGCGGATAAAAACGTCGCATTTATTGTGGAAAACGGCATGCAAGTATATGATACGTCTGAGCTACCATTGACTGAATGTATGCGAAATATTGAAGTAGTTCATGCGAATGCAATCGAATATTTAAAAAAGCAGCCAAATGAAAGCTTTGATGTTGTTTACATGGATCCGATGTTTGAAGAAACGATTGAAGAGTCGACAAACTTTGAAGCCCTGCGTCATGCTGGGAGTCATATTTCTTTGTCAGACGAATGGGTGAATGAAGCATACCGCGTTGCTAAAAAGCGCGTTGTGCTAAAGGCGCATTATAAATCCAATTGGTTTGACCAGTACGGTTTTGAGCGTACGATTCGCTTAACTTCTAAATTTCATTATGGGTTCATAAAAAAATAG
- a CDS encoding FAD-dependent oxidoreductase, with the protein MKKVVIVGGVAGGATAAARIRRLDEQAQIVMFEKGPHVSFSNCSLPYHLSGIVADSQRLLLMNPDSFESKYHIDARVNSEVVSINRAEKTVTVQNVVTGEKYNEEYDTLILSPGASPIVPNLEGVNLPHVFTVRNVVDIERLQKAIVEKDAKNIAVIGGGFIGVEVAENLRLAGRGVSLVEFAPQILTPFDEDMVQILHKEMVDQGVELIVNDGLAKISETVVTLNSGKEIHADIVVLAIGVRPETALAKEAGLDIGETGAIKVNQNYQTNDRHIYAVGDAIEVYHRLLNKPTRLALAGPAQRQARAVADHIYGRMVINKGVIGSSSIQVFDYNAAATGLTERIAKQAGFSVEAVYVIAPDKVGLMPSSNPLHFKLIYEVPTGRILGAQAIGKGNADKRIDVIATLITMNGTIEDLKELELSYSPMFSTAKDVVNMAALVATNIMSGRFKQIRVSEVRQLVESDAVIIDVREENEFANGHLKNAKNIPLSQFRERMHEIPKDVPVYIHCRSAQRSYNAVMALENSGYDNVYNISGSFLGISLYEYYQDITKNREPIVTTYNFK; encoded by the coding sequence ATGAAGAAGGTAGTTATTGTTGGTGGCGTAGCTGGTGGTGCAACGGCTGCAGCTCGAATTCGTCGATTAGATGAGCAAGCTCAAATTGTTATGTTTGAAAAAGGTCCACATGTGTCATTTTCAAACTGTTCATTACCATATCATTTAAGTGGAATTGTAGCGGATAGTCAGCGTTTATTATTAATGAATCCGGATTCCTTTGAGTCAAAATATCATATCGATGCACGCGTAAACAGCGAGGTTGTATCGATTAATCGTGCTGAAAAAACGGTAACGGTGCAAAATGTTGTCACTGGTGAGAAATACAATGAAGAATACGATACACTTATTTTATCACCAGGGGCGAGCCCGATCGTTCCAAATTTAGAAGGGGTTAATTTGCCACATGTATTTACTGTCCGAAATGTAGTGGATATCGAACGTTTACAAAAGGCCATTGTTGAAAAGGATGCAAAAAATATTGCGGTAATCGGTGGTGGCTTTATCGGTGTTGAAGTGGCAGAAAACTTGCGCTTAGCAGGCCGTGGGGTGTCATTAGTGGAATTTGCACCTCAAATTTTAACGCCATTTGATGAGGATATGGTGCAAATTTTGCATAAGGAAATGGTGGATCAAGGCGTTGAGCTTATTGTAAATGATGGCTTAGCAAAAATTTCAGAAACGGTCGTAACATTAAACTCGGGTAAGGAAATTCATGCAGACATCGTGGTATTAGCCATTGGTGTACGTCCTGAAACGGCGTTAGCAAAAGAAGCGGGCTTAGATATTGGGGAAACCGGCGCAATCAAGGTAAACCAAAATTATCAAACAAATGACCGTCATATTTATGCAGTAGGAGATGCGATCGAAGTATATCATCGACTATTAAATAAGCCGACAAGACTAGCATTAGCGGGCCCTGCGCAACGTCAAGCGCGTGCAGTCGCAGATCATATTTATGGGAGAATGGTCATAAATAAAGGGGTTATTGGCTCATCGAGCATACAGGTTTTTGACTACAATGCGGCAGCAACGGGCTTAACAGAGCGAATTGCAAAACAAGCTGGCTTTTCTGTTGAAGCGGTATATGTTATTGCACCAGACAAAGTAGGCTTAATGCCTTCAAGTAATCCATTGCATTTCAAGTTAATTTATGAGGTGCCAACGGGCCGTATTTTAGGGGCACAGGCAATTGGGAAAGGGAATGCAGACAAACGTATTGATGTCATCGCTACATTAATTACGATGAATGGGACAATTGAAGACTTAAAAGAGCTTGAATTATCGTATTCACCGATGTTTAGTACAGCAAAAGATGTCGTAAATATGGCGGCATTAGTAGCAACAAATATTATGAGCGGTCGCTTTAAACAAATTCGAGTTAGTGAAGTGCGACAATTAGTAGAAAGTGATGCAGTCATAATTGATGTTCGTGAAGAAAATGAATTTGCGAACGGGCATTTAAAAAATGCGAAGAACATTCCATTAAGTCAATTCCGTGAGCGTATGCATGAAATACCAAAGGATGTTCCTGTTTATATTCATTGCCGATCAGCACAGCGCAGCTACAATGCGGTGATGGCATTAGAAAATAGTGGTTATGACAATGTGTATAATATTTCAGGCTCATTTTTAGGTATTTCCTTGTATGAGTATTACCAAGATATTACGAAAAACCGTGAGCCAATCGTGACAACTTATAATTTTAAATAA
- a CDS encoding S-layer homology domain-containing protein codes for MKKWLLLCGFVGLLLSPQYKVEAVSGSYFDTFMKDAPFWPANTRIEKVPDYSNDYYQLQLAEDSLVTFTFDDPKQGSILVALLQNDGSQDPPSFAFIRTTKDDGDDKKTVQQIQLRAGMYYVRIDGPDGQPYNGVYTVAPTQSSIDVEPNNTAKTANPIPLNTPIKSVGTVAALADYYTFSLDKTSKVTLHTEKYMPHLSDGASQLLYVDVDDDKGHRYLATLTNHAFSKSDVEVLLPGTYTVKVSASDTGYRSDYQFILKTEAINQPETFKNSIFGTTLLPEKEIRGFLSLNDEYSFTLDHEQKVHFTIKTDSSELMSAILTKEDEEGDYRQIFDYQYEQKKGLFTMTAVLKPGKYIIEPSTKWQQVYEVNYTIKYEEVLYIDVPLNYRYANEILALSSMGIIQGHEDGRFKPKNPITRRQVFTMLSRYDDLNLLPLREMIQFKDLMRYSTDYQLISPFYQAGIVDGSTNRMMDLSSNLTRAQLAKILVNTFDLNMQDTSTTFNDVSQKHYAYEYIQILASNGITQGSYGNFMPNEPVSREHFSVFLYRLFEQLKKS; via the coding sequence TTGAAAAAATGGTTATTACTATGTGGGTTTGTAGGGTTATTGTTGTCGCCCCAATATAAAGTGGAGGCAGTATCGGGATCCTATTTTGATACTTTTATGAAAGATGCACCGTTTTGGCCAGCGAATACACGAATCGAAAAAGTACCAGATTATTCTAATGATTATTACCAGTTGCAATTAGCGGAAGATTCACTTGTGACGTTTACCTTTGATGATCCAAAACAAGGTTCGATTTTAGTTGCGTTATTACAAAATGATGGCTCTCAAGACCCACCAAGCTTTGCGTTTATTCGAACGACGAAAGATGACGGTGATGACAAAAAAACAGTTCAGCAAATACAACTACGCGCTGGGATGTATTATGTAAGAATAGATGGACCAGATGGGCAACCATACAATGGCGTATATACAGTTGCACCTACTCAATCGTCTATTGATGTAGAACCGAACAATACAGCAAAGACTGCCAATCCAATCCCACTTAACACACCTATTAAAAGTGTAGGAACTGTAGCTGCCTTGGCAGATTATTATACATTTTCATTAGATAAAACAAGTAAAGTTACGTTGCACACAGAGAAATATATGCCACATTTATCAGATGGTGCTTCACAATTATTGTATGTAGATGTGGACGACGACAAAGGTCATCGTTATTTAGCAACATTAACAAATCATGCTTTTTCCAAATCGGACGTGGAAGTATTATTACCTGGAACATATACGGTAAAAGTAAGTGCTAGTGATACGGGTTATAGGTCCGATTATCAATTTATTTTAAAAACAGAAGCAATTAATCAGCCAGAAACATTTAAAAATAGTATTTTTGGTACAACTCTATTACCAGAAAAAGAAATTCGAGGCTTTTTAAGTCTTAACGATGAATATTCTTTTACGTTAGATCATGAACAAAAGGTGCATTTTACTATTAAGACCGATTCATCCGAGTTAATGTCTGCCATCCTAACTAAAGAGGATGAGGAAGGTGATTATCGACAAATTTTCGATTATCAATATGAACAAAAAAAAGGCCTCTTTACAATGACAGCGGTGTTAAAGCCAGGGAAATATATAATTGAACCGAGTACGAAATGGCAACAAGTTTACGAAGTAAATTATACGATTAAATATGAAGAAGTGTTGTATATTGACGTTCCACTAAATTATCGATATGCGAATGAAATTTTGGCACTTTCATCAATGGGGATTATTCAAGGACATGAAGATGGTCGGTTTAAACCAAAAAATCCTATAACACGCCGACAAGTGTTTACGATGTTATCGCGTTATGATGATTTAAATTTACTGCCATTACGTGAAATGATTCAATTCAAAGATTTGATGAGGTATAGTACGGATTATCAGCTAATTTCTCCGTTTTATCAGGCTGGAATTGTTGATGGATCGACAAATAGAATGATGGATTTAAGTAGTAACTTAACGCGGGCACAGCTTGCAAAAATTTTAGTAAATACATTTGACTTAAACATGCAAGACACTTCAACTACGTTTAATGATGTTTCGCAAAAACATTATGCTTATGAATATATTCAAATTTTAGCTTCGAATGGAATTACGCAAGGAAGTTACGGTAATTTCATGCCAAACGAGCCAGTAAGCCGTGAACATTTTTCTGTATTTTTATATCGTTTATTTGAACAGTTGAAAAAATCGTAA
- a CDS encoding transcriptional regulator, giving the protein MKEQLMRAMQRNQLVDIIYVAKDRSITKRRIKIIAIAGNTLQAYCFVRHAKREFKIDNILAITPVIHRERVVI; this is encoded by the coding sequence ATGAAAGAACAATTAATGCGAGCGATGCAGCGCAATCAATTAGTGGATATAATCTATGTGGCGAAAGATAGGTCAATTACTAAACGTCGCATTAAAATTATAGCGATCGCTGGAAATACCTTGCAAGCTTATTGCTTTGTTCGCCATGCCAAACGTGAATTTAAAATCGATAACATATTAGCGATTACTCCTGTTATCCACAGAGAGCGAGTGGTGATTTAA
- a CDS encoding BrxA/BrxB family bacilliredoxin, giving the protein MTNAYDEYMRQVTQPMRAELENAGFTQLTTADNVHEFMAETKGTSLVVINSVCGCAAGLARPAAREAVAEVKPDNLVTVFAGQDPEATAAMRGYFDEVPPSSPSMAILKDGQLAYFIPREQIEGFPMEQIRDHLADVLKQVCAE; this is encoded by the coding sequence ATGACAAATGCTTATGATGAATATATGAGACAAGTTACACAACCGATGCGTGCGGAGCTTGAAAATGCAGGATTTACTCAATTAACGACGGCGGATAATGTGCATGAATTTATGGCGGAAACAAAAGGGACTTCTTTAGTTGTGATCAACTCGGTTTGTGGTTGTGCGGCTGGTTTAGCACGTCCTGCTGCCCGTGAAGCAGTGGCAGAAGTAAAGCCGGATAACTTAGTAACCGTTTTTGCTGGGCAAGATCCAGAGGCAACTGCTGCAATGCGCGGGTATTTTGATGAAGTACCACCAAGCTCACCATCAATGGCGATTTTAAAGGACGGCCAATTAGCGTACTTTATCCCTCGTGAGCAAATCGAAGGTTTCCCAATGGAGCAAATTCGTGACCACTTAGCTGATGTACTAAAGCAAGTATGTGCCGAGTAA
- a CDS encoding TlpA family protein disulfide reductase encodes MDTLTIGSIHIPYTWVAFLAAIFVLEIVTKKRATWQIDSFLFQYILIWKLSYVLFYLKAFIQAPLSILYFDGGWKGHLLALCIVMITLIMKRQQIQFEDLWKGFILFLASYHIVIALLNVNIVLIILSLLASIVLFKKISWATALVGVIIFSQYDWTSPYLWSFVFLFVLFTFMKRNQESKQLIGLVFVSLLIGMMWDSSLKEMKTTEGHTTIMLQSVDDEKRTLHNPEKSLTIVNFFATWCGPCKAEMPHLQSFSQKLPDNVELVGVNLASRDHGETALNGFLQQYEVSYPILIDENDLAGKAYRILSIPTTVLLNEEGEELTRIVGPLSEEKLQNLVKKYAE; translated from the coding sequence ATGGATACTTTAACAATTGGTTCCATCCATATTCCCTATACATGGGTCGCATTTTTAGCTGCCATTTTTGTCCTAGAAATCGTAACGAAAAAGAGGGCGACATGGCAAATTGATTCTTTTCTTTTTCAATATATACTAATTTGGAAGCTTAGTTATGTGCTGTTTTACTTGAAGGCATTTATTCAAGCACCACTATCCATTTTGTACTTTGATGGGGGTTGGAAAGGACATTTACTTGCACTCTGTATAGTAATGATCACGCTTATTATGAAGCGACAACAGATTCAATTTGAAGACTTATGGAAAGGGTTTATACTATTTTTAGCAAGCTATCACATTGTCATTGCATTACTAAATGTGAATATTGTTTTAATCATTTTGTCGCTGCTAGCAAGCATTGTACTTTTTAAAAAAATATCATGGGCAACAGCGCTAGTAGGTGTCATTATTTTCTCCCAGTATGATTGGACAAGTCCATATTTATGGAGCTTTGTATTTCTATTTGTACTGTTTACATTCATGAAACGAAATCAAGAATCAAAGCAATTAATCGGACTTGTATTCGTTTCACTATTAATCGGTATGATGTGGGATTCATCGCTAAAGGAAATGAAAACTACGGAAGGGCATACAACGATTATGTTGCAATCCGTTGATGATGAAAAGCGAACGCTACACAATCCCGAGAAGTCACTGACAATTGTTAATTTTTTTGCTACATGGTGTGGTCCATGTAAAGCAGAGATGCCTCACTTACAAAGCTTTTCACAAAAGCTCCCGGATAATGTGGAGTTAGTTGGTGTTAACTTAGCTTCCCGTGATCACGGAGAAACCGCTTTGAATGGATTTTTACAACAATATGAAGTGAGCTATCCCATTTTAATTGATGAAAACGATTTGGCCGGTAAAGCATATCGTATTCTTTCTATCCCGACAACGGTGCTTTTAAATGAAGAAGGGGAGGAATTAACCCGTATAGTTGGGCCATTAAGTGAAGAAAAGCTCCAAAATCTTGTTAAGAAATACGCGGAATGA